The following DNA comes from Alkalicoccobacillus plakortidis.
CCGACCAAGGGCCGCTGATGCTGTTGGCCAGGTCCCTTGTCTTCTTACAGCCTCATTCACCATATCTGTTGCCACAAGTGCATAGGCACGAACCTTTCCTTCAAAAGCTGTTGATTTTACTAAATAATCCTTCATCTATCCCACTCCACTCTAGGTGTTTTTTTCGTAAATGGCTTTAAGCCCTTTTAATGTTAAAAATGGATCAACGACATCAATCATCGAGGTCTCTGGTGCAAGTAGTTCCGCAAGCCCACCGGTTGCCACAACAACAGGTTTTGTTGTTACTTTTGCTTCTTTATAGATACGCGAGATAATACCTTCCACCTGACCGATGTACCCATAGAACGTACCCGCCTGCACGGCATGAATGGTGTTCCTGCCTAGAATATTCTTCGGCTTAGCAAGCTCAATTTTCGGAAGCTTAGATGCCCTCATATACAAAGCCTCTGCTGCAACAGCCATACCTGGCGCAATAGCTCCTCCTACATATTGTTCCTTATCATTAATATAACAATACGTAGTAGCTGTTCCAAAATCAACAATCACAACAGGAGAACCATAGTGAGTGAGCGCTCCAACTGCATTGGCAATTCGATCAGAGCCTACCTCACGAGGATTTTCATACAGAATGTTTAAACCCGTTTTAACACCTGGACCAATGACTAACGCCTTCTGACCAAGATACACTTTACACATTTGTTCTAGTGTATGCATGATAGGGGGCACAACGGACGACACACTGATTCCTTTTATATCAGAAAATGAAATGCCTTCATCCGCAAACATCGAGCGGATTAACACCGCATATTCATCTGACGTTTTCTGCCTGTCTGTCGCAATACGCCAAGAGCGTATGCATACATCCTCTTTATATACGCCAAGAACTATGGTTGAATTACCAACATCCATTACAAGAATCAATCCTAATCACCATCCCAGCTGACTCGTTTTTTATTATGATTGCAAAAAGGTATTTTGGCAAAGATCGTGCCTAGCATAAGAAAAAGAAGATACCCATACTGGGCACCTTCTCTCTTTTTATGAATTAACGTCGATCGTTATCTTGGCCCCCGCCTTCAGCTGGTGGTTCATTTTCACCTTGCTCAAGGTTTGTTGTTTCTTCATACGGAGTACCTTCAGGACGCTCTTCTTGCTTGCCATTAATATTTACTTTCACATCAGAATCTTTTGGTTTATTCCCATGATGATTCTCTGGAAGCTTTCCTTCATTTACTAATGAAAGGATTTGTTCAGCATCCAATGTTTCAAGTTCAATTAATGATTCAGCCACGCGGTCTAGAGATTCTTTATTTTCAGTCAGGATTTTCTTACAAATTTCATAAGCATCCTTAATGATTTTTTGAACTTCTAAATCAATCTCGTGTGCAATTGCATCACTGTAATTTTGCTCATTCTGAATATCACGGCCAAGGAATACCTGACCTCCAGAGCTTTGTCCAAACTGCATTGGTCCTAACTTTTCGCTCATTCCATATTCAGTGACCATCTTACGAGCGATACCCGTTGCGCGTTGGAAATCATTATGAGCTCCGGTACTTACTTCACCGAACTGAATTTCCTCAGCTACACGGCCACCAAGCAATCCAACGATTTTATCGATAAGCTCAGGCTTTGTCATAAAGTAACGATCTTCTTTTGGAAGCATCATTGCATACCCACCGGCCATACCTCGTGGAACAATGGTTACCTTATGAACGATATCAGCACCCTCTAGCTTCACACCAACTACAGTGTGACCCGCTTCATGCCAAGCAACAATGTTTTTCTCTTTTGGAGAAATAATACGGCTTTTCTTAGCAGGACCAGCAATAACTCGGTCAATGGCTTCTTCGACGTGAGTCATGCCTATTTTAGTCTCGTTATTCCTAGCTGCCACTAATGCAGCTTCATTTAGAAGGTTTTCTAGATCGGCACCTGAGAATCCAGGTGTTCTTGTTGCTATTACATCAAGCTTCACGTCATCCGATAAAGGTTTGTTCTCTGCATGAACTTGAAGAACATGTTCACGTCCCTTAACGTCAGGGCGATTCACTTGAATTTGACGGTCAAAACGTCCTGGACGAAGTAATGCTGGGTCAAGAACATCTGCACGGTTTGTTGCAGCAATAATGATGATTCCTTCATTAGAGCTAAACCCGTCCATCTCAACAAGCAATTGGTTTAACGTCTGCTCACGCTCATCGTGACCACCGCCAACTCCAAGCTCCACGCTGACGTCCAACTGCGTCGATTTCATCAATAAAAATAATACACGGTGCATTTTTCTTAGCATTCTCAAATAAATCTCGAACACGTGAAGCACCGACCCCAACAAACATCTCCACAAAGTCAGAACCACTAATGGAGAAGAATGGTACGCCTGCTTCACCAGAAACAGCACGTGCTAGAAGGGTTTTACCTGTACCTGGAGGTCCAACAAGGAGAACCCCTTTAGGAATACGGGCACCAATAGCCGAGAACTTGCGCGGATCCTTAAGGAATTCCACAACTTCAACAAGCTCAGCTTTTTCTTCATCTGCACCAAGCCACGTCCTTGAACTTAGCCTTTTTCTTGTCGTCGCTAACCAGTTTCGCTTTGCTCTTACCAAAGCTCATCATACGGTTTCCGCCACCCTGAGCTTGGCTCATAAGGAAGATAAACAAGATGATGATAATCACAAAGGGAATAAGGGAAGTAAAGATTGCCACCCAAGCTATTTGTTTCATCAGCTGGCTCAATCTCTAATTGACTTTGCGCTTGTGCTAGAAGCTCAGATGTTTGTTCGCTACGAAGTACATATGTTTCGAAAAACTCATCATCTTTAGCACCAACAAGCTGTCCACGAACAAGATAAACATCTCGTTCCGGTTTTATACTAAATGTTTCCACGTTGCCTTGATCTAGATTTTCGGTGAAATCATTGTAATTAAGTTCATCCACTGTACTTTGATCTGTATTAATAACACTAACAATACCAATTATCACCAAAAAGATAAGCAGATAAAAGATTGTATTTCTAAATACCCGGTATTTCATTCTAGACCTCCTCCCACGTCCAACAAAGCTGCAATAATAGTATCATACTGGACTTTAAGTCCACAAATATTACCCCTCATAAATCTCTGGTTTTAAGACACCGATATATGGGAGATTACGGTAACGCTCAGCATAATCAAGTCCAAAACCTACTACAAAGGCATCGGGAACTGTAAAACCAGACATGTCAGGGACTAGGTCTACCTTACGTCCATCAGGCTTATCCAAAAGGGTAACAACCTTCACTGATTTTGCTTTTCTATAATGAAATAGCTCAATTAAGTACTTAAGTGTAAGTCCACTGTCTATAATATCTTCGACAATTAAGACATCACGTCCTTCAACAGACGTATTTAAGTCTTTAATAATTTTTACTTCACCGGTTGATACCATGGCATTTCCATAACTTGATACATCCATAAAGTCTAGTTCAAGATGTACATCAACATGTTTGATAAGCTCTGCCATAAAAGGTAATGCACCTTTTAACACACCTACAAAAAGCGGAAAGGCTTCTTTATATTGTTCCGAAATTTCGCTTCCTAATTCACGGGCTTTATTCTGGATTTCTTCTTCAGAAATCAATATCTCTTTCAATTCATCTTTCATCAAAGGCTTAAGACCCTCCTGTTTAATTCGGTTACTAAATGTGAGAAGACGTTCAGTATCTTAAAAACGTTAACTCGGCTATGTTACTTGAAGCATTTGTTACATTTGCTATACGAGATCTTTGTAAAAGCGGTACCCAAATGATTTGTTCATGTGCATCCGTAACAACAGGCCACTTGGACCTTAATGACTTCGGAACCTTTCGATCAATAAAAAGCCTGTTTAACTTTTTTGTACCTGTCATACCTATTGCGGCAATACGATCTCCAGGGATGGGGGTGCGAACAGTTAAAGGAAGCACTAGTCCA
Coding sequences within:
- the hpt gene encoding hypoxanthine phosphoribosyltransferase, which translates into the protein MKDELKEILISEEEIQNKARELGSEISEQYKEAFPLFVGVLKGALPFMAELIKHVDVHLELDFMDVSSYGNAMVSTGEVKIIKDLNTSVEGRDVLIVEDIIDSGLTLKYLIELFHYRKAKSVKVVTLLDKPDGRKVDLVPDMSGFTVPDAFVVGFGLDYAERYRNLPYIGVLKPEIYEG
- a CDS encoding type III pantothenate kinase, which produces MILVMDVGNSTIVLGVYKEDVCIRSWRIATDRQKTSDEYAVLIRSMFADEGISFSDIKGISVSSVVPPIMHTLEQMCKVYLGQKALVIGPGVKTGLNILYENPREVGSDRIANAVGALTHYGSPVVIVDFGTATTYCYINDKEQYVGGAIAPGMAVAAEALYMRASKLPKIELAKPKNILGRNTIHAVQAGTFYGYIGQVEGIISRIYKEAKVTTKPVVVATGGLAELLAPETSMIDVVDPFLTLKGLKAIYEKNT